The DNA window GTTTAAAAATTGTAATCAGAAGGACTAGAGGGGAGATGAATAAAAtctttctcaaccattttttgttTGAAACTTGCTGCCTGGAAGAGGAGATACCCTCATTCCTTTTAAATTGTACTTGCAGGTCATGGCCAGCAAGGTAATGGTTTTACTTTCAGAGATTGAGATGGATAGGCTTTATTTTTACTGACACCTATTGATGGGACAAATGGTCTGCTTCTGTGTCAtaaattttctatgattaatgaaTCCGTTGAGATGATTTGATAGTTTTAAGTTTCACCATTTTTGAAAGCCACTCTTCAGCAGGTTTTATTTAATTGACTACATTTAGATTAAGATTCATTGTGCCAAATACagatacaaaaccaatgaaaTGCTATTAGCATTTAACCAGAAGTACAAAGAACAGTGCTATTTACAAGTAAATCTGAACTGCTCCAACAAACAAAcaagtataaaagtactgacagtgccATACTACTCAGTGCTGTTTCCTCCTCATGATTAGTTTTTAGATAGTCTCAGAGCAGTTAATCTATGACTCTGAATTATGTCAGATAACATAACCCCTCTCCCATGACTGTCTTCTGTCTTATTCTTATTTGGAGTTTTCAACTGAGAAATGTATAAAGATACACAAACGGTTAATATTTATACTGTTTGTACTTCATAACCACAGCTTTGATGCGATGGGCAAGGCAGAAGGTGGATTGTCAGGTTGACATAATTGTTTTTATGAACCTCATTTAAAATTTCAAGCTTTGATTGCAAATATTACCGCTTAGCTTTGATTTGACAGACTTCGAGCAGTTAATAGTGCTATTGGAGCTAATTGATACCAAGACATTTTGCACTTGTGTCATGGTTTTAATATGGTAAAAAGACCTCTCCTACATTCTTATTATGATAACCAATACGATAAAGGTATCCAGGGGTACAAGTACATCTCTACCTGTGTCTAACTAAGGGTCCCCAATCCAAAGTGTAGGCAACCATTCTGCTCATTGAGGCTTCCTGaactgctgagtgcttccagcttCTCATGTTAGCTCAATTACAGCTgcaatttttgtatttttctaaCCAATACTTTGAGGCTGAGCACTTAGAAACATGTATGTTTATATTTGGAGCCACAGTAATTAACTGAAATACTTTCGATAACTTCATGGACAGTTTGTCCTGGTATCAATGTTATTCTGGTGTCCAATATCTAAATAGTCAAAGTTGTCTTTTGTTGTTGACAGCACCTGCAATTGCACAGTTATTTTACAATCTCCAAGTGAACAAAATAAGGAGTTGGTAGATCATAAGTTTTACCAGAGAATGTAAGATCTGGTGATTTTATTACTTTCCTGTAATTTTGAATACATTTTTATGACCAAGTAGTATggcttaagaacataagaaatggaaTATGGgggagtagggggggggggggggaagaaaaaaagaacataagaaatggaagcaaaatAGAACATTTGGTCTCTTGaactgctctaccattcaaaagAATATCTTTTGCCCCATGCCACTCGATTCCATTAATATACAAAATGTTTTAATAGAAGGGAAAATGGGTTtgatttttaaagtatttttaagaAGCAAGGATATTCAGTGAATTTTGGAATGTTTAAATTATTgtttaaaatctttttaatagTGCAGCGTATGTGAAAGATAGTGAATAATTTCTTTTGGCACAGCCAATTGAGTTGTTGATAGAAACCTCAACTGCTTTCCAAATTGGAGAAGTGAGTATTCAGGCATGATTCTGGCTGTGAAAACAACACAATCTGCATAGTGAAAcgttttttttcctgtaattgaGTTCTAAACTTTGGAAAAAGATAAGTTTGTATAGAAGTGCATTTCTGTTTTGAAAATATTCAGATTTTATTGGTGTATTTCTCTTTCATAGTTTGTGGAGGAATCTAATAGTGAGAATGAGGACGATGTTGAAGCTGCTCTGAAGAAGGAAGTAAAACAGATCAATGTGTCGACACAGAAGCAACTTTGCCGATTCCAGGCTTTGGACAGTGGAGCCAACAATGTTGTCTTCATTAAAACTCATAATATtggtgatgtgatttttttttcatttctggaTTGATTTGTGTTCAGGGATGCTACCATAGTGATAGAAGTTGCTTCTAATTTACATTAACAATTTAACTTTTGCAAAAGTTGATTTCTTAGGGAAGCCTAGTATTGGGTTTAATAGTTTATATGATGGAATTGGATTTGAAGTAAAGTTTGCTTTTTACAATTAAGAATTGCCTCTGCGTTAATGTTCTTTCATCTTTTTGTAGATAAAATTGCTGATTGGGATGTTggctctgctttttttttgtgctttaattCAGGGACTGTCTCTAAATGTACTCCGTGCTGCTGGTGGCATTAATTGATCATCTGACTCCAGATATTCCATTGAGAGTATGTCATGCAAATGATGTTCATTTGACTTGTATGTGATTCACCTGAAATCAGCACTTGGGACAGACAAGAACTCTTGCAAATTGATGTGATTTGAAAACACGAGCTCAAGTGATTTtgtgaatctaaatcagtggttcgcaacctttttccattcacctaccaccttaagtaatcccttattaaccacagagcacctatggcatccaatggattggattacttaaggtgatatgtgaaaggctgggtgggagggaagaaaggggtgaaaaccactgatctaaatgcactttcttttctctctttttctcagaACCAGATAAGTTAGTGCATCACATTTTGAAAGACTTACATACAACCAAGAAAAAGAAAACCCGAGCTATTCTGCGGATGCTGCCAGTTTCGGGATCATGCAAGGCTTTCATGGAGGAGATCCCAAAGTACTTTGAGACCTTCCTGGAACCCTGGTTCAAAGTTCCAAAAAAAGCTACTTTCCAGATTGTGTATAAAGCTCGGAATAACAATCACATGAGCAGAGATGATGTCATTAAGGCTCTGGCAGGTAAATATCTTTTTTCTACCTACCTTAACCTGCTTTTGAATAAGGAACAAATCTAAATTTAGAGTAGACTTTGCAGACAAATGTGGATATAATAAGGGAAGTCttataacagtggttctcaaaacttttttttccccactcaccatcataagtaatcccttactaaccacagaggacCTATGTCTTATAACTTGTAGTATAGATATTGTTTGAATATATTTagctttaattttaaataaatattcagccaTTGCAATTTTCTGGATAAATTCCTTTTGCTTTTTTAAGCTGTAGATTCTTTTGTACATGGATAGGGATACGCCGTCTGTTCCATTCTCTGCCAGTATTGCTGTATTTTGTAGGGTCTTTCTTAAGAGGACTATCATGTATCCAGTATCTCAGTTTTAACTCCTGTGCTGGACACTCCAGCAGCATCTTCCTTGACAAAGTTTGATGTAACTTTCTCATTTAGTACCTCAGCTATATCTTTTGCCTCCATTAATGAATTTCCATTCTGGTCTCTGGTTTAACTTGCTTAGAGTGTATTTTTGGATTCCCTCTTTGTATCTGCTGTCAGTCTTATGCTCTCTCTATGCTTCTTTTACTTTATATCTGAACATTTGTATTATTTTGGTTCTTGCCTGTTGAAAGCCTAGGAATTTTTATATTTGCTTaattttccttttccctctcgTCACACAGGACGGACAGATTTTAATTTCttgatatcttgatgaagggctcaagcctgaaactttgttatgtgtctttatctttgctgtataaagtcacTGTTTGGCCTTCTGAGTTTCTGCagaattgtgcttttacttcaaccatggtgtctgcagactttcatttttttactttaggttttaatttttcttttgtccTTCACAGAAAAGTACTTAAACTGTAGCTGAAAAGACTTCCACTTAAAAGGCCTCCTATTGTGAAATTCTAATTTTGTATGCCAAATTCTGATTAACCAAAGTCAGACTTGTTCTTATCTCATTGGAACTTACCGTTCTGCTATTCATCACTTTTCCCTGGAGTTGCCTTGAATCCTCTTCAATGGATATGATTTTTCTGGATGTGGCCCCACAAACACTTATTCCAGTCAGTAAGTCTCGTTTCCCAGAATCAAATCTCTGATTGCTGCCTTGTGACCGAAGCAAACATGTAGAAAGTTGTGTTTAGCAAATCCTCCATCTTTATTTACATAGTTAAAGTCATACATTGTCACTGCTCTGTGGCTTTTTCTGATCTTCTGCAATTTCCCTGGAAACATGCTTCTTACTATCCTTCCCATGAATTAGAATAGTTGTAATATATAATTACactttttctgaatattttattttttcaaaaatatacgtAGTAATATTTTACAGAAACAATATATTAAATGTTTTCTTACAAACaaagcaaaaacaaaacagtccctccctccccccctacccccacacatacagatccgttcaccatcagagcttacatatatttttaagtatatagagtgcAGTTGGGGAAACTATGTTTTTTTTGTTTGCGTTCAAAAACTTCTataactttttttcctttttattactatATCTGGGTCCCTGTCTGATCCAGgtctggctgccagacctttacaaaagtttcATGTTTGTTCTttgttctgtgattttttttttcttttccagagGTGTTGTGCTAAAaatagaggggagtcggactttcaattgattgcaatacatttttcattaccgccagtgctatttttataaatgagtgaTATTTGGTCTACATGTTGTTTATTTTCATATAATTATCTAGTAGATGTAGATCTGGGTTGcttgtgaaggccactcctgttattctggttaatttttctgcaatttcttgccaaaatggcctcatctTCACACACGACCATGTGGCATGTGGAAAAGTTTCTGTCTCAATCTGAAACACCTCTCTGAAATTtgagcttttgatctgtgtaacttttgtggggtaagatataattggtgtaaaaaaaatggtACATACCTGGCCTTTGGTCACTGAAGTCACCTGAACCAAAACCTCAAATTCCCACTCCTACACTAGATCACTCTTACACTGGGTGTTCCATACTGGCTGCTCCTCTTGAGCTTCCCTTTTTATTGGCTGCAGCTAATTGGCCAAAGGAGAGATTTAAATGAGCTCCTACCTCCTCCACTACTTTTAAACCACTTTGCTTGTTCGCAACCTGTTCTCGCAGTCCAAGACGAGATTTAAACCTGTTGTTTAATTCTGAACAGATGGGCTATCCTGGAATGGACAAGGACCGAATTTGCTTTTCCAACATTACAATATTCTTAATCATTTATTTATTCCCATTTCAGGATCTGGGTATGACTGGCAGGGCTAACATGTATTGGCCATCCCCAATTTCCTTTGAAGTGTGTTACTTGTTGCACTATTTCAGAGGGCATTTAAAAGTCAATCACACTTTTAGGAATCACATTTGAGCAGTTACAAAGACCATTACTGAGCAAAATGGGATTTTTAAGACTGTCCTGTGGCATTGTTGTTGGGAGAGTGTGCAAAAACCAAATAGATGGTTCCAGAGATTGGGTTTGAACTGTGATGTAGCAGCTCTGTAGTTGTGTCACTGTAGCACGCATACAGTACAGCTCAGATTATCAAAATAGTCAGGACTGGGCCTGtgttggataaacattttttgCAGAGaatggtaatttttaaaaacagcccagtagcaacagcaaatcatgtCTAATTGTTTTGTGGTTATTCCCTTGGGGTCGAGGATgatggacattttccacagagtGAAGATACCTGTGCGtatatttgtttaacatgtatttaatgttgcactccaagaagcacacgatacttcacaaatcaatcaaCTAATTCCATTGGCTTGGAAACTACGATgattggagatgatggatttgttgcagccttcgtccgccTTTACAGCTGTTGAGTTTGAAGCAACTTTGTCCATCTGTTCTACCGTTGAGGTCTTTGttagattgttctttgtcagggacctcaccctcgaccttactgCCAAGGGTGGCACTActaggagcatagctccagacagcATCACAAGctacacaagcttctccaccacaacaaGGTGACAATCTAAGGAGAaggtatcaatgtttaaacaacaacaaacaataagtgaaggttttttaagcattaaaataatgtttcgttctcacccaaaaaatggtggccactgctgatcaccgagacctcccaacCGCTGCTACCGATTCCCCCTGACACGTTGCCATGGTGCCACTAACTCCTGGGGAGGCATCCCGGGCTGTGGAATACTCACTGGTGAGTTGGCAGGTTCCTGTCTCCCCggtcaccagagctcccgacactGGAGTCCCAACTTCGAATCTTCCCCTAGGCCTATCGCACACGCACACTGGGGAGTCTGGTGGGCATGTGCagtagtaggccaaggggagggttcggagtcggTGCCAGTGTTtagtagggggaggagggaacaTCGCTGAGCCAAAGTTCCAACTCCTGCCTAGGAGACTGCTCTCCTTGACGACGCAGgggcaagggattcttctgaccgctCGCGGCAGAGACACAGTAGTTTGAGGGGGAGAGTTGGAGCAAAAAGTTGAtaggagaaggtaaagaagaaatggaatgaaggaggggagggagttaaCTGAAACGAGGATGattattctaatttcatgtcgagaaTTTTTTTCAACATGTGAGGTCAGTTCAGTgtcaaaaaaaattcagtaaatgaggattttggataatcggagttgtactgtataaagtggctttaaatttagacatgcagcatggtaataggccattccgATTCTCAAGCTCATACCCTCCAAATAGACAAATTAACCTATAATCTCAATCAAGTGTGAAAgaaagtcacagggagatggtacaaactccttacagtcagagccaGATTTGAAATTGGGTCACCGGCACtaagagcattgtgctaacctttCTACCCAACCTGGAACCGCATTGCTGAATTAAAGGTGCTTTATCAACGGAATTTGTTCCAAATCTTACAAGATCTCTAACCTTAGAGAACGGCAGATATTTTTTCCATTTCTTGTATGTTTGGAAGGAATACTGACTCGTGTTTTTTTCCAGGAGTGGTAGTAAATCTGAATGCTGAAAACAAAGTTGATCTTCGTAATCCCGAATATACCATCATAGTGGAGATAATCAAAGGCGTGTGCTGCGTGAGCGTAGTCCGGGACTACATTCTTTTCCGCAAGTACAATCTGCAAGAGGTTACAAAAATGGACAAtgaagagaaattgaaaaaaaatacttgCTTCCCTCCCTCGAAGATTGATGGCTCTATTGGCTCAGAAGAGAGGCTGGAAGAAAAGGACTCGACCAAGAAAGCTGAACAAGCGGAACCACCTGCCACAGGTGCACAAGATGCATTTCAAACACAGGAGAGCACGGAACAGGGAGCTGAAAAGGAGACCAACGTTTACAGAGAGAGTAAGCAGTCTGAATCATAGTCTGGTGGATTGTGACTGTTATACAaacattttgtttgttgttttggACACCAAATCTTTGATAAGTTACACTTTTGAACCTGTTAAGGAATAGTGTGTTGCTTCTGATTACTGCCCTTCATATATTGTAAATGAGCAAGGAAGAAAGTTTTAACTTTTGAAAGCAAAcatgctgtgattttttttgttttggtctTCTCTCCTATTACAGACTGTTCCtgttgaaagtaaaatagataattggatcatttttttaaaacaggaaAATTGTTCAAGACAAGTTTCAATTAAAACATTGATTTTtgccttcaattttattttaatatgaTATTTACAACGATTAAAGATACTCTGATTTAATCTCATTGTCATTCTCATCGACATCAGAATATAAGATCAATGTTCATGGTGGTGACTTCTGGGAAGATGAAAAAGATCATTTGAGTGGTTGGTTTGTTGGATATCTGGCAAATTAAACTCTCAATCACATTTTAGTATCTTGTGAATGTGATTAACTTTTTCTAAGTTGTGACGCTTTGGAGATTTGAAGATTAAACTACCATTCTAGAGGCTGAAATAATTATTTTTGAGTTGTGAGTTCAAACCAAGCAAGGCAGCAGAAATTTAATTAATTATGGAACTGGAATGCTCTCGTCGGTAATGAATTGTTGTAAAAATCCATAATGGTTTCTGTTTTGAGAAAGCAAGTGCTTCCCTTCTCAGGTTCGGACCCCTTTAACACCAAACCAGTGTGGTTAGCTCTAAACTGTTTGCTGAAATAGCTGGTTGTTCTCTGGTTCAATGGCAAAAAGGAAATGAGGTACAAACTGACCTTGCCTTCAACACCATGTGAATTGAGGAAAAAATGGCAAATTGAACCTtggttaaacatttttaaaaactgaaagagATAACGTTAAATCTCACCGTAAGAACAGATtgtcaacatttatgaatcttgatCCTTTAAAGTGGAAAGGGCAACCTGGGATCTCCAAACTAGTTACGTGTCCACTTGAGAGGATGCCTGTTCGATATCTCCCAGTCTCCAACTCCTTCCAGCTAGAGAAGGTTGGTCTCTTGTGGATTCCTCGCGGAAATTCACCGCAACGAGATCACGTGGCTTCTAAACATCAAAAGTCTGTTTCTCAACCTCCCTCTAGGATTTTTCCTCATTCTGCACATCAGGAATTCTCTCCCAAGACGCAGCCGTTGGCCTTTAAGTATGTTGAAAAAGTCAAATCCGATTTCGTCAAATCTCAGCAAGACCTCGTTGCCCTTGTTCTTCAACACCCTTGCAACAAAGGCTAAGAAACATCTGTCTTTCTAAATTGGGTTGTGCTGGATAAATATTTGTTTTGTGAAAAAGCAGGAAAAGATCTAACTCTAGATGCCAGCATCTACTATAGAGTTTTTATTAAATCATCTGTTCTTTGTAGCAAAGGGCATAATGTTCCTCACCTAGTGCTCCATCTGCCACTAATTGCTTAACCTATTCATTATTATCTTTGTGGGCTTTTTGTCTTATTACTTTCCAACCCATTTTAGTGCATTATGTTTGTAAACTGAGAGAACCTTACCTTGTTCTAGCTTGTTTGTGTGTAACTCAAGTACTTTAATGCTTTGTTTTAAAGCAAAAATGAGCCTGGCTCCCTACCCTTTCAGTCCATGCTCATTGCTATTGGAGGCTGATCGCTAACATACTAGGATAGAATTCATCCAACGTTCTGGAGATGTTTTTTTCTTTAATGTCTTGATTATTTCACTGAAGCTGTAAAAGTTTATTAATCTAGTTTGAAGCTGGGTGGATATATTTCTGTGTAAGAGGCCGCAGATCTTCAGAATGATTGCATTTTCGCATGATTATTGAAATTCAGTTTTATCAGGACTTTGGCTCTCAGAATATTGGatccttatttttaaataatttgtcaTAAGATCTTTGTGCTTCAATAATTACATTTGATAGTGACCTCACCCAAGTGATAATTGAGGGTATCTGCTCCAATTCATCATTGAGTTTAGGATGATGAAGCTCCCCTTCTGCGGGTCAATCTATAGGGAATCTGACGACTTGAGGGTTTTTTAAGCTTGGGGTCTATTTTTAAGCTGTATCTTTTGTTTCATGTCTCCTCGACAAACTTCAATTTCAATTCAGTGCTTGCTGATCTCTTGTGGATTCCTTGCGGAAATTCACCGGAACGAGATCACGAGAACGAGATTTCTCAACCTCCTTCCAGGACTTTTCCTCATTCTGCACATCAGGAATTCTCTCCCAAGAATTCATCTAgtggaatattttaaataaattatggaGATCCTATATAAAACTACCCAACGATTGAAAAATAATTATGAAAGGGGTATAGAAGTTCCATGGGTATACAAATTGACCCCAGCCCTGTTTATGGGGCTTTAGTTAAGGAAAACACCCTTCTTGGGTTTAAAATACACTTTTCGttttctctcttactctctcttctccccccccccccccccaccaaaccaaATACTCCGGATTAATGGACAATTCAAATTTTGAAACCCAATCTACTTAAATAATGTTTATCAACCACACAGCTGAAGACATGACTTGCCTTCTTCCTTTTTAGCACTTCCAAAAGAACCgataataattttaaatgccaCTTTTTACAGTAATTGCAAAGTTTTACTCTTTAGAACAGGAACCCCTTCTTGTTTGCATATACTGTATGTACTTTGCTTCTTGGTGTTAAACATTGAAGATGTAAGTATCTTTATCTACCTAGCAAAATCTTGCAACCGGTATCTTGAATTTTGGACAACAACCCCCATGTAACTGCAGCTGTTGGACAGTTAAAGGAAAGCCAAAGTTTGTCCTGCAATCAGCAGAGCCAATTAATGTACAAAAAAAAGTCCAATTGACTTTGAGGTAATTCCTTAAACATCTGTAACAGTTGCTTATATTACAAGGTCTTAGTATATCAATTTCAAGGTTATGCCATCCTCTATCTACATAGCCCTCTTTTGGCATCATTACCAGTGTATTTACGAGACTTAGTTTTTACAAGATGTTCCCCCACATATTAATCTATACTTGCTTTTCCACCAAGATATGTTTTTTCTTTCATTGTAAAATTATACCTGTTGGTGAGAAGGGTTCTTTCACAAGCAGTCCAAGAGGTCCGTTGGGTAAACTTGGTCATTGTGTTCTTGCCCTTCTTTTCACAGCTGATTGAAGGTTAGAGCTCACCTGTTAGACTGTTCACAGAAGAGCCCTTCTCACTAAAAGGCATAATGTGACAAACTTAAATCTTCTGACTCAAAGCTGAGAGTATTGTATATAACCATAGCTAACGTCAATGTaacaaattctgtgcacattacaGTGGGTTATGTCTATTGTCATCTCGCTTAGACCATTTACATAGGGTAGAGGAGATTAGGAATCTCTAATCAGAAGAGCACTACTACATCGCACAGTATATGCTTCCC is part of the Narcine bancroftii isolate sNarBan1 chromosome 12, sNarBan1.hap1, whole genome shotgun sequence genome and encodes:
- the thumpd1 gene encoding THUMP domain-containing protein 1 isoform X3, whose translation is MYSRSVQPVERVCRPTLRPREGAVRSEYARTAFVEESNSENEDDVEAALKKEVKQINVSTQKQLCRFQALDSGANNVVFIKTHNIEPDKLVHHILKDLHTTKKKKTRAILRMLPVSGSCKAFMEEIPKYFETFLEPWFKVPKKATFQIVYKARNNNHMSRDDVIKALAGVVVNLNAENKVDLRNPEYTIIVEIIKGVCCVSVVRDYILFRKYNLQEVTKMDNEEKLKKNTCFPPSKIDGSIGSEERLEEKDSTKKAEQAEPPATGAQDAFQTQESTEQGAEKETNVYRESKQSES
- the thumpd1 gene encoding THUMP domain-containing protein 1 isoform X1; the protein is MMRKGGVSAESTQDSVGKRLSLVCTIISCLSLCIETPPPPPAPPRVFSRAMTTADPKAKRKTKSSYLRHAAKKPRGHRELDAGMQGLLITCNMNERKCTAEAYSLLNEYADQLYGPEKFVEESNSENEDDVEAALKKEVKQINVSTQKQLCRFQALDSGANNVVFIKTHNIEPDKLVHHILKDLHTTKKKKTRAILRMLPVSGSCKAFMEEIPKYFETFLEPWFKVPKKATFQIVYKARNNNHMSRDDVIKALAGVVVNLNAENKVDLRNPEYTIIVEIIKGVCCVSVVRDYILFRKYNLQEVTKMDNEEKLKKNTCFPPSKIDGSIGSEERLEEKDSTKKAEQAEPPATGAQDAFQTQESTEQGAEKETNVYRESKQSES
- the thumpd1 gene encoding THUMP domain-containing protein 1 isoform X2, encoding MTTADPKAKRKTKSSYLRHAAKKPRGHRELDAGMQGLLITCNMNERKCTAEAYSLLNEYADQLYGPEKFVEESNSENEDDVEAALKKEVKQINVSTQKQLCRFQALDSGANNVVFIKTHNIEPDKLVHHILKDLHTTKKKKTRAILRMLPVSGSCKAFMEEIPKYFETFLEPWFKVPKKATFQIVYKARNNNHMSRDDVIKALAGVVVNLNAENKVDLRNPEYTIIVEIIKGVCCVSVVRDYILFRKYNLQEVTKMDNEEKLKKNTCFPPSKIDGSIGSEERLEEKDSTKKAEQAEPPATGAQDAFQTQESTEQGAEKETNVYRESKQSES